ATTCATTACCATTTTATTCATACTATTTCCTCCAAGCAATTACACTAAAAAATGGTAAAACAAGTTATTTAGTTTCCAGTCTTTTCGTTTTTCTCAAGTGCGACTAATTTAGTTTTTTCTTCAGAGTTAGATTTTTCTTCTTTGTCATTACTGATCAAATCATTTGTTGCTTTTTTAAATTCATTTAAAGTTTTCCCGAAAGATCTTCCGATTTCTGGTAATTTAGAAGGACCAAAAATGATTAACGCTATGACTAGAATGAGAATTAGGCCAGGAATTCCGATACTAGATAACAATCTTCTCACCTCCTAAACCATGATGGTTTGTTCGTACTCAAAAATGCGATCATTACTTATAAAATTGGCATACCATGACGCTCTAAAGCTGCTGCTTCTAATATAGACATGCCTTGTTCATCTGCAAATGCAGTAAGTTTTTCCGAAACAACAGGAGCAAGACTTGCTGGCGGCAGAGCCTGGTTCATAGCTCGTCTACGGGTTGAATTTCTGCGTGCAAATGGTCCCCAAATCGCAAAGGTGATACCTGGTGTTTGCATATTTACAAAGAAAGTATTTCCATCTGGAGAAAATGTAGGGCCAGCAAATTCAGAACCGTTCATCATATTTTCAGCGAAAGTATAAATATTTCCTTCAGGAGTTAATCCGACAATACGATCATTACCGCCACCATCTTCGGCGATCCATAAATCTCCCCAAGGAGTGATTGTAATGTTATCTGGTGCTTCTAAATCATTTTTATCCGTAGACTCATAAAATAGTTCTAAGGTGTTTGTCGCTGGCGTGTAGCGATAAACACGGCCAAGGCGTGCTGAACCTGCACTTGTATCATCAAACCATAAAGTACCTTCAGAAAAATAAGCCCCTTCTAAGCGGCTAAACTGAATACAGCCTTTTTCCTTAGCGTCTTGCTGTGCGATTTCAGGATTTAATTTTTTCCAAACAATCCCGAATTTTTGTCTAGTACTAAATTGACTTGCAGCAGCAGCTGGTAATTCATCAATCGCTGCGGCTTCAAGTGTACCGCCCTTTTGCAGAGAACCTAGTTTTTGACTTCGGTCATGTGGTGTAAAACGGTACAAGAAGCTTGGACTTGCGTCTTCCGTTAAATACCAAATCCCTGTTGAAGGGTCAACATGCCCAGCT
The DNA window shown above is from Peribacillus sp. FSL P2-0133 and carries:
- the tatA gene encoding twin-arginine translocase TatA/TatE family subunit — its product is MLSSIGIPGLILILVIALIIFGPSKLPEIGRSFGKTLNEFKKATNDLISNDKEEKSNSEEKTKLVALEKNEKTGN
- a CDS encoding alkaline phosphatase PhoX, with the translated sequence MISRNSGLNRRNFLKVGGMSTLALTLGSTGVFSLAGATKGFAVESSNPTSGFGGYGPLVKDPNGVLDLPSGFHYKMLSRTGDVMPNGDLVPSAHDGMAAYKGEKGTTILVRNHENGTNSDYPVNGKKPWSAGAAGGTTTLIVGQNNKVIDQYVSSSGTIRNCAGGATTWGTWLTMEETRDMGHGFVFEVNPLDPENEMSRTPIRDMGYFSHEAGHVDPSTGIWYLTEDASPSFLYRFTPHDRSQKLGSLQKGGTLEAAAIDELPAAAASQFSTRQKFGIVWKKLNPEIAQQDAKEKGCIQFSRLEGAYFSEGTLWFDDTSAGSARLGRVYRYTPATNTLELFYESTDKNDLEAPDNITITPWGDLWIAEDGGGNDRIVGLTPEGNIYTFAENMMNGSEFAGPTFSPDGNTFFVNMQTPGITFAIWGPFARRNSTRRRAMNQALPPASLAPVVSEKLTAFADEQGMSILEAAALERHGMPIL